One genomic window of Geoanaerobacter pelophilus includes the following:
- a CDS encoding DUF1778 domain-containing protein — translation MAHARAEERIPARMPTAVYDRVVEAAQAVGATLNQFLVQSALEKANEILEQERVIKLSAHAAKTVFDLMDNPPVPNEQLKAAMKRREKALCPK, via the coding sequence GTGGCACATGCACGAGCAGAAGAACGAATCCCGGCACGGATGCCCACGGCGGTGTACGACCGTGTTGTTGAAGCCGCCCAGGCTGTTGGCGCTACGCTCAATCAGTTTCTGGTTCAATCGGCTCTGGAAAAAGCCAACGAGATTCTCGAACAGGAGCGTGTTATCAAATTGTCGGCACATGCTGCAAAGACCGTTTTCGACCTGATGGATAATCCCCCTGTCCCTAACGAGCAATTGAAAGCTGCCATGAAACGTCGCGAGAAGGCCTTGTGCCCGAAATAG
- a CDS encoding TrbI/VirB10 family protein has product MKNRLLSVWNNLNGNQRRLVVWIGGGCAFLAVFFFGNMAMNRGKNQLPAKSAKLTTLDIEPKLLEKSQFLESQKEISKRDDKVAELQKRLDEITREKSGQVVTQPQLAAGAAATVQGDPRITASAQLPGQSQKAGFPKALNSKQPLPPPPPMPQGSMPLPPLPSTTQGMPAGQPLSPPETEIGDIAIVTHSGAGKSSKVEAEDKKKDTAAASVYLPPSFMEATLLSGLDAPTTSEAKGNPVPVLLRVKTPAVLPNSVKANLKGCFVIADGKGNLATERAELLLVSLSCLDRKGQAVVDQKVKGFVVDEDGKIGLRGRVVAKMGSMIARSMLAGFFGGAGDAIKASATTLAVSPLGTTQTVDPKDIAMSGVGSGLSSGFKEIQKFYMELARQTMPVIEVGATKPVTLVISEGINLEIKRIVKGGRK; this is encoded by the coding sequence ATGAAAAATAGGCTGCTCTCCGTCTGGAACAATCTGAATGGGAATCAACGCCGCCTGGTTGTCTGGATTGGTGGCGGTTGTGCCTTTCTGGCGGTCTTTTTTTTCGGGAACATGGCCATGAATCGGGGGAAAAACCAGTTGCCGGCAAAAAGCGCAAAGCTGACCACGTTGGATATCGAGCCAAAGCTCCTGGAAAAATCCCAGTTCCTCGAAAGCCAGAAAGAGATTTCCAAACGTGATGACAAGGTTGCCGAGCTCCAAAAGAGGCTCGACGAAATTACCCGGGAGAAGAGCGGCCAAGTCGTAACCCAGCCGCAGTTGGCCGCAGGTGCAGCGGCTACCGTTCAGGGCGATCCTCGCATCACGGCAAGCGCACAGCTACCCGGACAGTCACAAAAAGCAGGTTTCCCCAAAGCATTAAACAGTAAGCAGCCGTTGCCGCCACCACCGCCAATGCCGCAAGGCAGCATGCCACTCCCTCCACTTCCTTCCACAACACAAGGCATGCCGGCAGGACAGCCGTTATCTCCACCCGAGACTGAGATCGGCGATATCGCCATCGTCACCCATTCCGGGGCGGGCAAGTCCAGCAAGGTCGAAGCTGAGGATAAAAAAAAAGACACCGCAGCCGCATCGGTCTATCTACCTCCTTCCTTTATGGAGGCGACCCTGTTGAGTGGCTTGGACGCTCCCACAACTTCGGAAGCCAAAGGTAATCCGGTGCCAGTGCTGCTCAGGGTCAAAACCCCGGCGGTCCTCCCCAACAGCGTCAAGGCAAACCTCAAAGGGTGTTTCGTGATTGCCGACGGCAAAGGGAACCTGGCAACCGAACGGGCGGAACTGCTGCTGGTATCGCTGTCATGTCTCGACCGCAAGGGGCAGGCGGTTGTCGATCAAAAAGTCAAAGGTTTCGTTGTCGATGAAGACGGCAAGATCGGCCTGCGGGGGCGGGTCGTGGCCAAGATGGGCTCCATGATTGCCAGAAGCATGCTGGCCGGCTTCTTCGGCGGCGCCGGTGACGCCATCAAGGCTTCGGCCACAACCCTGGCGGTCAGCCCTCTCGGAACCACCCAGACCGTTGACCCCAAAGACATCGCCATGTCCGGAGTTGGGTCCGGCTTGTCGAGTGGCTTCAAGGAGATCCAGAAGTTCTATATGGAACTGGCCAGACAGACCATGCCGGTTATTGAGGTCGGAGCCACGAAGCCGGTGACCCTGGTCATCAGTGAGGGGATCAACCTGGAGATCAAGAGGATTGTCAAGGGAGGCAGAAAGTGA
- a CDS encoding TraC family protein, with the protein MGIMSSLFGKDGGITRGELRRLLQREKFSDYLPWIAYEQKKQIYLNTDNTFGMMWECAPLAFASETSIKTLEGLFRVNLPEGSIMQFILFADPFVKPVVDAYGSLKTRDSKLVRDVSDNVSRFFQEGVEGLDCLSGIPVRNFRMFFTVKFPVKENGQVNLEEVFGTIQEVLRGAGLSPVVVRPGRLLDWMRRMLNEDPSSNSSHYDERNIIRKQVLLGTKVEKHFSSLKFDNRHFRCVTPKSFPLNGDPIQTNQLFGGIMGMATDSDQIRTPFFFTLNIVLRNQKNKLHTKCNLVLQQQGVGSFAPSLSRKKDEYLWAVDELERGTKFYRIIPIMWVYGSDEWLVNESVTRAKRVWEGQGYVMQEDKGILPILFISSLPFGLYDSGSNIDTLDRDHIMPVDSIAVTLPVQGDFSGLGKPVMLFAGRKGNLFGLDIFNKGVNNHNAMVCASSGAGKSFFINYLVYNYFAMKSKIRIIDIGGSYKKMTKLFGARYLDFSEDSPVCLNPFTNIIDPEYDIPVIAPIVAQMVFSTGKTIPSETEMTLIKGAVRWAWQQEGNDAGIDTVHEYLFNFDRYSSEGGEIKEAASRLAFNLADFKSDGSFGRFFNGRSSLDISNDEFVVLELEHLKSRKELFRVVTLQVINAVTQDLYLSDKSDQRLIVFDEAWQFLGESSTLKEVIEEGYRRARKYGGSFTIITQSVLDMKLFGGVGDVIRNNSAFKFYLESSDFEKALDEKLMDYDEFTMRILKSTKSNKPKYSEIFMDTPFGVGIGRLAVDPFSYYVFTSDATEIAEIEAMVDGGVSYEDAIREMVKKYRS; encoded by the coding sequence ATGGGGATCATGTCGTCTCTTTTCGGCAAAGATGGCGGAATCACCCGGGGGGAACTGCGGAGGCTGTTACAGCGGGAGAAGTTTTCCGACTATCTCCCCTGGATTGCCTATGAACAAAAGAAGCAGATCTACCTGAATACCGACAACACCTTCGGCATGATGTGGGAGTGCGCTCCCCTGGCCTTTGCCAGCGAAACCAGCATCAAAACCCTGGAGGGTCTCTTCCGGGTCAACCTGCCGGAAGGTTCGATCATGCAGTTCATCCTCTTTGCCGATCCGTTCGTGAAACCTGTTGTTGACGCCTATGGTTCCCTGAAGACCCGTGACAGCAAGCTGGTGCGTGATGTTTCAGACAACGTCTCGCGTTTCTTTCAGGAGGGAGTGGAAGGTCTCGACTGCTTGAGCGGCATTCCGGTCCGTAACTTCAGGATGTTTTTCACGGTCAAGTTCCCGGTGAAGGAAAACGGTCAGGTGAACCTGGAGGAGGTCTTCGGCACGATCCAGGAGGTTTTGCGGGGAGCAGGCCTTTCCCCGGTTGTAGTCAGACCGGGAAGGCTGCTGGACTGGATGCGGCGGATGCTGAACGAAGATCCTTCCAGCAACTCCAGCCACTATGACGAACGGAATATCATCCGCAAACAGGTTCTGCTCGGCACGAAAGTCGAGAAACACTTTAGCTCTCTCAAGTTTGACAACCGGCACTTCCGCTGTGTGACGCCAAAATCATTCCCTCTGAATGGCGATCCGATCCAGACCAACCAACTCTTCGGCGGGATCATGGGGATGGCGACCGACTCCGACCAGATCCGGACACCGTTCTTTTTCACCCTGAACATTGTGCTGCGCAATCAGAAGAACAAGCTGCACACCAAGTGCAATCTGGTTCTGCAGCAGCAGGGTGTTGGAAGTTTCGCTCCTTCGCTCTCCCGCAAGAAAGACGAATACCTCTGGGCGGTCGATGAACTGGAACGGGGCACCAAGTTCTACCGAATCATCCCGATCATGTGGGTGTACGGCAGCGACGAGTGGCTGGTGAACGAATCAGTGACCAGGGCCAAGCGGGTATGGGAAGGCCAGGGTTATGTGATGCAGGAAGACAAGGGAATACTCCCCATCCTGTTCATCTCATCCCTGCCGTTCGGTCTCTATGATAGCGGCAGCAACATCGATACTCTCGACCGTGACCATATCATGCCGGTGGACAGCATCGCCGTGACGTTACCGGTACAGGGGGACTTCTCCGGCTTGGGCAAACCGGTAATGCTCTTTGCCGGGCGCAAGGGAAACCTGTTCGGCCTCGATATCTTCAACAAAGGGGTCAACAACCACAACGCCATGGTCTGCGCCTCCAGCGGCGCCGGTAAAAGCTTCTTCATCAATTACCTGGTCTACAACTACTTTGCCATGAAGTCGAAGATCCGGATCATCGACATCGGCGGTTCCTACAAGAAGATGACCAAGCTCTTCGGTGCCCGTTATCTGGACTTCAGCGAAGATTCCCCGGTCTGCCTGAACCCCTTCACCAACATCATCGATCCTGAGTACGACATCCCGGTTATCGCTCCCATTGTTGCCCAGATGGTCTTTTCAACCGGCAAGACCATCCCCAGCGAGACCGAGATGACCCTGATCAAGGGGGCTGTGCGCTGGGCCTGGCAGCAGGAAGGAAATGATGCCGGCATCGACACTGTTCACGAGTATCTGTTCAATTTCGACCGCTACTCCTCGGAGGGCGGCGAAATCAAGGAAGCCGCGTCCCGCCTGGCCTTCAACCTGGCCGATTTCAAGAGTGATGGCTCATTTGGCCGCTTCTTCAACGGCAGAAGCAGTCTTGACATCTCCAACGACGAGTTCGTGGTGCTGGAACTGGAGCATCTCAAGTCCCGTAAAGAACTGTTCCGCGTCGTCACCCTTCAGGTGATCAACGCCGTCACCCAGGATCTCTACCTTTCGGACAAGTCGGATCAGCGGCTGATCGTTTTCGATGAGGCCTGGCAGTTCCTTGGGGAGAGTTCGACCCTGAAGGAGGTCATTGAGGAAGGGTATCGTCGTGCCCGGAAATACGGCGGGAGTTTCACCATCATCACTCAGTCGGTGCTTGACATGAAGCTCTTCGGCGGGGTTGGCGATGTTATCAGGAACAATTCGGCCTTCAAATTCTATCTGGAGTCGTCGGACTTCGAAAAGGCGCTGGACGAGAAGTTGATGGACTACGACGAATTCACCATGCGGATTCTGAAATCCACCAAGAGCAACAAGCCGAAGTATTCGGAGATCTTCATGGATACGCCTTTCGGCGTCGGTATCGGCAGGCTGGCCGTCGACCCCTTCTCCTACTACGTCTTCACGTCGGATGCGACTGAGATCGCTGAAATTGAGGCAATGGTCGATGGCGGAGTGAGTTATGAGGATGCAATCCGTGAAATGGTCAAGAAATACCGCAGCTAG
- a CDS encoding S26 family signal peptidase gives MPKPLNLEFSNWRLWLAITVLLVAGTLLPYKISVTLTPSLTHRVYWLIRYPDKVVRGDYVLFRHRQLSARMGIKKSDDVMKILGCNEGDLLTVNAEKKFFCNGKYLVRAKDFSLKGEPLQHFTFNGPVPKGFMFVMGQHKDSFDSRYFGFVDKSRILAKAYPIF, from the coding sequence ATGCCGAAACCGTTAAACCTTGAGTTTAGCAACTGGCGGCTTTGGCTGGCAATCACGGTCCTGCTCGTGGCGGGGACGCTGCTTCCCTACAAGATCAGCGTCACCCTCACGCCATCACTCACGCATCGGGTCTACTGGCTCATCCGGTACCCGGACAAAGTGGTACGCGGGGATTACGTCCTGTTCCGGCACAGGCAATTGTCAGCCAGAATGGGGATTAAGAAATCAGATGACGTGATGAAGATCCTCGGTTGCAACGAGGGAGATCTGCTCACCGTCAACGCGGAGAAGAAATTCTTCTGCAACGGTAAGTACCTGGTCAGGGCCAAGGACTTTTCCCTGAAGGGGGAACCGCTGCAGCACTTTACCTTCAACGGTCCTGTACCCAAGGGATTCATGTTTGTTATGGGGCAACATAAGGACAGCTTCGACTCCCGTTACTTCGGCTTTGTCGACAAGAGCCGCATCCTGGCGAAAGCCTACCCGATCTTCTGA
- a CDS encoding TraU family protein — MRTNQLNNISIITMVMLFLSVTVAHAAGGACKGKVLNPVTDICWQCMFPVKMGSVTYGNGAESAPGNITSPVCACPDSKGILIMGVSTAFWEHARMIETVKDPYCFPVMGTGMNNPKPGYSSGENRSKEYGDSDFAFQQAHYYYFPAWSILRLFMDFPCAENKAFDLAYMTEVDPMWNDDSLSFIINPEALLFGNPVSQLACVADSVAATVTQPIDPLFWCMGSWGSFYPLSGSMIENNPLNVNAGLAARLLFKLGRETLLYDTGINQCASAGVVTPILVKSNYRLQIARPVRGNDCIPIGRPSLIWGTAKNPPFGTANTSPDNFLWSLTRRRVCCVGYALN, encoded by the coding sequence ATGAGGACGAACCAGCTGAATAACATCTCGATCATCACCATGGTCATGCTTTTTCTGTCCGTAACGGTTGCCCATGCTGCCGGTGGGGCCTGCAAGGGAAAGGTGCTCAACCCGGTGACCGACATCTGCTGGCAGTGCATGTTTCCGGTGAAGATGGGCAGTGTCACCTATGGCAACGGCGCCGAATCAGCTCCCGGCAACATTACGTCGCCGGTCTGCGCCTGTCCGGACAGCAAAGGGATACTGATCATGGGTGTCTCCACCGCGTTCTGGGAGCATGCCCGCATGATCGAAACGGTCAAGGACCCGTACTGTTTTCCGGTGATGGGGACCGGCATGAATAACCCGAAACCCGGCTATTCTTCCGGAGAGAATCGGAGCAAGGAGTATGGCGATTCGGACTTTGCTTTCCAACAGGCCCATTACTACTATTTCCCGGCCTGGTCGATTTTGCGCCTCTTCATGGACTTCCCCTGCGCCGAGAACAAGGCATTCGACCTGGCCTATATGACGGAAGTCGATCCAATGTGGAATGACGACAGCCTGTCATTCATCATCAACCCGGAAGCGCTTCTGTTCGGTAACCCGGTCTCGCAACTGGCGTGTGTTGCCGACAGCGTAGCGGCGACCGTGACCCAGCCGATAGATCCGCTGTTCTGGTGCATGGGGAGTTGGGGCTCGTTCTACCCCCTGTCTGGCAGCATGATCGAAAACAACCCACTGAATGTGAATGCCGGATTGGCGGCCCGGCTGCTGTTCAAGCTCGGGCGGGAAACGCTTCTCTATGATACCGGCATCAATCAGTGTGCCAGCGCTGGGGTCGTGACGCCGATCCTGGTCAAGAGCAACTACCGTCTCCAGATAGCAAGGCCAGTGCGAGGCAATGACTGCATTCCCATCGGCAGGCCGTCACTAATCTGGGGAACGGCAAAGAACCCGCCCTTCGGCACGGCCAATACTTCACCGGACAATTTTCTCTGGTCTCTGACACGAAGGAGGGTCTGTTGCGTCGGTTATGCGCTCAATTGA
- a CDS encoding type-F conjugative transfer system pilin assembly protein TrbC translates to MRRLCAQLTLAALVIPAVVRGDNPRQLFIDTPDACYQTERQDGESIYLKAIGTCAGKPGRAVISGDRQRVKVFVGGKFWNEQQPQPLGTPEVSAVLDSADRMTGTIKIPANVAEHEMKQAAETLNAYYHSPEFQGRLKSETERITGELFGNTSAKFYPDSKTQAHGKLGSDERVYVFISAAMPLQTVRNYAASVARLRDPNVTLVMRGFVEGMTKIQPTIRYIASVLQRDASCNPADGKCEMLPASLAVDPLLFRRYGIDRVPAVVYARGVKAEDAALSEGDAKNTSITENHTVYGDASLEYLIEQIQRETGSRSLKDLSGM, encoded by the coding sequence TTGCGTCGGTTATGCGCTCAATTGACACTGGCCGCCCTGGTCATTCCCGCAGTTGTTCGAGGGGACAATCCCCGGCAGCTCTTCATCGATACGCCGGACGCCTGTTACCAGACGGAACGACAGGATGGGGAGAGCATCTACCTGAAGGCCATCGGGACCTGTGCCGGCAAACCGGGCCGGGCTGTCATCAGCGGCGACCGGCAGCGGGTGAAGGTCTTTGTTGGTGGGAAGTTCTGGAATGAGCAGCAGCCTCAGCCGTTGGGCACTCCTGAGGTTTCGGCGGTGCTCGACAGTGCGGACCGGATGACCGGAACCATCAAAATCCCGGCCAATGTCGCTGAGCACGAAATGAAACAGGCAGCTGAAACATTAAACGCCTACTACCATTCCCCGGAATTTCAGGGTCGGCTGAAGAGCGAAACGGAGCGGATAACGGGAGAACTCTTTGGTAACACTTCAGCTAAGTTCTATCCGGACAGCAAGACTCAAGCTCACGGTAAGCTCGGCAGCGATGAACGGGTTTACGTCTTTATCTCAGCGGCCATGCCGTTGCAGACAGTCAGGAACTATGCGGCTTCGGTGGCCCGTTTGCGTGACCCGAACGTTACCCTGGTCATGCGTGGTTTTGTGGAGGGGATGACGAAGATCCAGCCGACCATCAGGTACATCGCATCGGTGCTGCAACGTGATGCGTCGTGCAATCCTGCAGATGGCAAGTGCGAGATGCTGCCAGCCAGCCTGGCTGTCGATCCGCTGTTGTTTAGACGATACGGCATCGACCGGGTGCCCGCTGTTGTCTATGCCCGTGGCGTTAAGGCTGAGGATGCCGCCCTGAGCGAAGGCGATGCCAAGAACACCAGCATTACGGAGAACCATACCGTCTACGGCGATGCCAGCCTCGAATATCTGATTGAACAGATACAGAGGGAAACCGGGTCTCGTTCTCTGAAAGATCTCTCTGGCATGTAG
- a CDS encoding TraV family lipoprotein — MKKALIAIGMLSMSGCALFNPYESSFSCPESYNGKCVSVQTAYSESAGGSLKTKATPESNPAEECASENSAAGACPDGKKDMPLNPASQENGTYNRYRTALFDKFSGLLKEPVTPVVAPPKTMRVLMLPYTGQDNEFYMLRYVYFFVDEPRWLLGDTVSSGEEE; from the coding sequence GTGAAGAAGGCCCTGATTGCCATAGGAATGTTGAGCATGAGCGGCTGTGCCCTGTTCAACCCATATGAAAGCAGTTTCAGCTGTCCGGAAAGCTACAACGGCAAGTGCGTCTCCGTGCAGACAGCATACAGCGAATCAGCCGGTGGATCGCTCAAGACCAAAGCCACCCCAGAGAGTAATCCAGCTGAAGAGTGCGCATCCGAGAATAGTGCTGCCGGTGCCTGTCCTGACGGGAAGAAGGATATGCCGTTAAATCCTGCGTCGCAAGAGAACGGCACCTATAACAGGTATCGCACTGCACTTTTCGACAAGTTCAGTGGCCTCCTGAAAGAGCCGGTCACGCCGGTAGTTGCGCCGCCCAAGACCATGCGGGTGCTGATGTTGCCGTACACCGGCCAGGACAATGAGTTCTACATGCTGCGTTACGTGTATTTCTTCGTTGACGAACCACGCTGGCTTCTGGGCGATACCGTTTCGTCCGGCGAAGAGGAGTAG
- a CDS encoding GNAT family N-acetyltransferase, with product MPEIEALSKHHDRTGFDCGVAELNAFLKSTARQHGDKGISRTFVLTDQSSPAIMGFFTLTLCEVVAVKLPAAYAKKYPQHGLPAVRLARLAVSLKHQGKRYGELLLTEAVDRTALIAAQAGVIGLFVDAKNDSARTFYERYGFVALPDQPFHLFLPIDTIRMLTTG from the coding sequence GTGCCCGAAATAGAAGCCCTGTCAAAGCATCATGACCGCACCGGTTTTGACTGCGGAGTGGCCGAGCTTAATGCTTTTCTCAAATCCACCGCACGACAGCATGGCGATAAAGGCATTTCCAGAACGTTTGTCCTGACTGACCAGAGCAGTCCTGCCATTATGGGATTCTTCACCCTTACCCTGTGCGAAGTAGTCGCGGTGAAACTCCCGGCCGCATATGCGAAGAAATACCCACAACACGGTCTTCCTGCCGTACGGCTTGCCCGCCTGGCGGTATCACTCAAACATCAGGGCAAACGGTATGGAGAACTTCTGCTTACGGAAGCTGTTGACCGCACCGCCCTGATTGCCGCGCAGGCCGGAGTCATCGGTCTGTTTGTGGATGCAAAGAACGATTCCGCTCGCACCTTTTATGAACGGTATGGATTCGTCGCGCTGCCTGACCAACCCTTTCATCTGTTTCTACCGATCGATACAATTCGAATGCTCACCACCGGATAA
- the traN gene encoding conjugal transfer protein TraN, with amino-acid sequence MLFRIAYSVLYAVLLLSLSGVATTAQAVVSCQDAITTGTTYRYIDALAFFTEFNGKTYAIAKSAVSGSQSLPDGYFDFAANISREYLMTGTDTASLKRMLALGQFGAAKPVSIGSQQTLDFLLKRYGAYLGASSSAKSTYIDAWKEFGPGGFTTLDGTGLSFTNWPAAGPYVGQDPQAVVMGSNGVWTSGLDGARTSQIVEFPGKLDCALSYVDPGTITPPPPPPPPPPPDPNAISNIMCGQDLNNNGYAADPGEVANCIQTAQGQFCPVGSTECVETYTAPVCPGGSTLEPTRDMCQATAQNLCGSGYSWDAGIDKCTKAVVCPENGTFNPATDRCEKLVQNDCPVGYAYDGNPASPTYDRCVKSAACTDGGTFVAAKDRCEKAWMPVCDAANGYSYTAQTGVCQRAPICTYGSYNAQYNLCVQPIVPSCPSGYGYNSTRGRCEKTPECPTGTTYNVVTNKCDAITNASSQQVLSCSPQSFLCTSYADSCCNVSISCPNGPQGQVSVVANYCCLGSDAMTIQSPLDLLTRTELTSTGYALSALQCDSVGNCSYYFMDRYCDGSPASDWMLSGSFGMSSPQMICPPGQALINGNQCLSATNPTCTDGNFDPSLDVCWTTYSPTCSQGTYDSTSGLCILAPACPNGTLNSSTDLCEATITRDCGAYSLDAAANLCYSAPVCANGAYDPSLNVCQATLTRNCGTYSWSQADFKCLQGITCPQDPGFSQAATTAYSTTLDKCLSETQHDCPAGTTYMPLPVGKCEAVPICSGAGIYNTQKDSCFEGFNTCPLGTQYACMEYQSKMQCSPNPCFNPGTPGAEITTTLDETMLQDDGPRDPNGQCLGQLYIFNGKASRCRPPGMKVGYINNCCESDQVASEDTGGSIQAAVQGIQMAYEIGQVAYYGNALVTGAAQISAISTTATGAVTSMTVVTATGTTTTLSGAAATGAYATMASGATGASAVGAGLQAYAAALFNPATIAIAVVILVVMKVLMGSGCDQGDIQTGMQNAAKDCHYVGDYCEKKWALVGCVQKAKSFCCFNSKMARIIHEQGRPQLHAFQPNGAWGVPEQPNCRGFTPDEFQALDFSRIDLTEYFDDVQKDLATKIQGSQETIMQNIQNKYQATPK; translated from the coding sequence ATGCTATTCCGTATCGCCTATTCAGTCCTCTATGCAGTTCTCCTGCTCTCCCTCTCCGGGGTGGCCACTACGGCGCAGGCCGTTGTCAGCTGTCAGGACGCGATCACAACGGGAACCACCTATCGCTATATCGATGCTCTGGCGTTCTTCACCGAGTTCAATGGCAAGACCTACGCCATCGCCAAATCGGCGGTCAGCGGCAGTCAGTCGCTTCCCGACGGTTATTTCGACTTTGCGGCCAACATCAGCCGGGAATACCTGATGACCGGTACTGATACGGCTTCACTCAAGCGGATGCTTGCCCTGGGCCAGTTCGGTGCTGCCAAGCCGGTCAGCATCGGCAGTCAACAGACGCTGGACTTCTTACTCAAGCGCTACGGTGCGTATCTCGGTGCGTCATCTTCTGCGAAGAGCACCTATATCGACGCCTGGAAGGAATTCGGTCCTGGCGGATTTACTACGCTTGACGGTACGGGACTATCCTTTACGAACTGGCCGGCAGCCGGTCCTTACGTCGGCCAGGACCCGCAGGCAGTTGTCATGGGGAGTAACGGCGTCTGGACCAGCGGTCTTGATGGAGCACGTACCTCACAGATCGTGGAGTTTCCCGGCAAGCTCGATTGTGCGCTTTCCTATGTCGATCCCGGCACAATCACTCCACCACCGCCGCCACCCCCGCCTCCGCCACCTGACCCCAATGCCATCAGCAACATTATGTGTGGCCAGGATCTCAACAATAACGGCTATGCGGCTGATCCGGGCGAGGTAGCTAACTGTATTCAGACGGCTCAAGGGCAATTCTGTCCGGTAGGCTCCACTGAATGCGTGGAGACCTATACCGCACCGGTCTGTCCGGGGGGCTCAACCCTGGAGCCGACCCGTGACATGTGCCAGGCAACGGCTCAGAACCTATGCGGCAGCGGTTACAGCTGGGATGCAGGTATCGATAAATGTACCAAGGCCGTAGTCTGCCCTGAAAACGGCACCTTTAATCCAGCGACTGACCGGTGCGAAAAACTGGTTCAGAACGATTGTCCCGTCGGCTACGCCTATGATGGTAACCCGGCAAGCCCCACCTATGACCGCTGCGTCAAGTCGGCAGCCTGCACTGATGGCGGAACATTCGTGGCGGCAAAGGACCGGTGCGAAAAAGCCTGGATGCCGGTGTGCGATGCTGCCAACGGTTATTCCTACACTGCCCAGACCGGTGTCTGCCAGCGTGCGCCGATCTGCACCTACGGCAGCTACAACGCTCAATACAATCTCTGCGTTCAACCCATCGTACCGTCCTGCCCGAGCGGCTACGGTTACAACAGCACCCGTGGACGGTGCGAAAAAACTCCGGAATGCCCGACAGGCACGACGTACAACGTAGTCACCAACAAGTGCGACGCCATTACCAATGCCAGTTCGCAACAGGTTTTGTCCTGCAGCCCGCAATCATTTCTCTGTACATCGTATGCCGATTCCTGCTGCAACGTGAGCATTTCCTGTCCTAACGGTCCCCAGGGTCAGGTCAGTGTCGTGGCGAATTATTGCTGCCTTGGCTCTGACGCCATGACGATCCAGTCTCCGCTGGACCTTCTTACCAGAACGGAGCTGACCAGCACCGGCTACGCCCTGTCGGCCCTGCAATGCGACAGCGTCGGCAACTGCAGCTACTACTTCATGGACCGATATTGCGACGGTTCGCCGGCCAGTGACTGGATGCTGTCGGGATCTTTCGGAATGTCCTCACCACAGATGATTTGTCCTCCCGGACAGGCGCTCATCAATGGCAATCAGTGTCTGTCTGCCACCAATCCCACTTGTACCGACGGCAATTTCGATCCCAGCCTGGATGTCTGTTGGACAACTTACTCACCAACCTGTAGCCAGGGAACATACGACAGCACTTCAGGACTCTGCATTCTTGCGCCCGCCTGTCCCAATGGAACGCTGAACAGTTCGACAGACCTCTGTGAGGCAACTATCACCAGGGATTGCGGCGCCTACTCGCTCGATGCCGCCGCCAATCTCTGTTATTCCGCCCCGGTGTGCGCCAACGGCGCCTATGACCCGAGCCTCAACGTCTGTCAGGCTACACTTACAAGGAATTGCGGCACGTACAGCTGGAGTCAGGCCGACTTCAAATGCCTCCAGGGGATAACCTGCCCGCAAGACCCCGGCTTCTCCCAGGCAGCAACCACCGCTTACTCGACCACACTCGACAAGTGTCTCTCCGAAACCCAGCACGACTGCCCGGCAGGAACGACCTACATGCCGCTGCCCGTCGGCAAATGCGAGGCGGTGCCGATCTGTTCAGGGGCCGGGATCTATAACACGCAGAAGGATAGCTGCTTTGAGGGGTTCAATACCTGTCCACTCGGGACGCAGTATGCCTGCATGGAATATCAGAGCAAGATGCAGTGTTCCCCTAACCCCTGTTTCAACCCGGGAACTCCCGGTGCAGAGATAACGACTACTCTCGACGAAACAATGCTCCAGGACGACGGACCACGTGACCCCAACGGCCAGTGTCTCGGCCAGCTGTACATCTTCAACGGCAAGGCCTCACGCTGTCGCCCACCTGGAATGAAGGTCGGTTATATCAACAACTGTTGCGAGAGTGACCAGGTCGCTTCCGAGGATACCGGCGGTAGCATCCAAGCGGCGGTACAAGGCATCCAGATGGCCTACGAAATCGGCCAGGTCGCCTATTACGGAAACGCCCTGGTGACCGGTGCAGCCCAGATTTCGGCCATATCGACCACCGCCACCGGAGCAGTGACGTCCATGACCGTGGTTACTGCAACCGGCACAACCACCACCCTCTCAGGGGCAGCGGCAACCGGGGCCTACGCTACCATGGCCAGCGGCGCCACCGGTGCCTCAGCTGTCGGTGCCGGCTTGCAGGCGTATGCTGCGGCTCTCTTCAACCCGGCCACCATCGCCATTGCAGTGGTCATACTGGTGGTCATGAAGGTGCTGATGGGAAGCGGCTGTGATCAGGGCGATATCCAGACCGGGATGCAGAACGCGGCCAAGGACTGCCATTACGTGGGGGACTATTGTGAGAAGAAATGGGCACTGGTGGGATGTGTGCAGAAGGCGAAAAGTTTCTGCTGCTTCAACTCGAAAATGGCAAGAATCATCCATGAACAGGGTAGACCGCAACTGCATGCCTTCCAGCCGAACGGTGCCTGGGGGGTGCCGGAACAACCGAACTGCCGTGGCTTTACCCCCGATGAATTCCAGGCCCTGGACTTTTCGCGGATCGATCTCACGGAATACTTTGACGATGTGCAGAAGGATTTGGCCACCAAAATCCAGGGGTCGCAAGAGACCATCATGCAGAACATCCAGAACAAGTACCAGGCGACACCGAAGTGA